Sequence from the Qipengyuania pelagi genome:
CGATTGAGGATAACGATCCGGTGATCTTCTTCGAGCCGAAGCGCATCTATAACGGCCCGTTTTCCGGCTATTACGACAAGCCGGTGCAGCCCTGGAAGAAGTTCGACCAGAGCGTGGTGCCGGAAGGCTATTACAAGATCCCGCTCGGCAAGGCGCGGCTTGCGACCGAGGGCGAGCAGGTCACGATCCTCGCCTATGGCACCATGGTCCATGTGGTCGAGGCGGTCTGCAAGGAGAAGGGCATCGAAGCCGATGTGCTCGACCTGCGCACGATCGTCCCGCTCGATATCGAGGCGATCGAAGCCTCGGTGAAGAAGACCGGACGCTGCCTGATCGTCCACGAGGCGACGCGCACGGCGGGCTTCGGCGCGGAACTGTCAGCGCTCGTCACCGAACGCTGCTTCTACCATCTCGAAGCCCCGGTCGAACGCGTGACCGGCTTCGACACGCCCTATCCGCACAGCCTCGAATGGGCCTATTTCCCCGGCCCCATCCGCATCGGCGAAGCGCTCGACAAGATTTTGGCGGAATGAGCCGAAACCCCACCTTTCCGTCATTGCGAGGAGCCGCAGGGGACGCGGCATTCCAGCGAGCGACGGTCCTGGATCGCCGCGGCCCTGCGGGCCTCGCGATGACGATGAAAGAGTAGACGACATGGCCAAATTCACCTTCAACATGCCCGATATCGGCGAAGGCATCGCCGAGGCCGAGATCGTGCAATGGCACAAGCAGGTCGGCGACACGGTCAGCGAAGACGAGGAATTCGTCGACATGATGACCGACAAGGCGACCGTGCCGATGGAAAGCCCGGTCACCGGCAAGATCGTCGAGATCGCGGGCGGCGAAGGCGACATGGTCTCGATCGGCTCGATGCTGGTCGTGATCGAGGTCGAGGGCGAAGTGCCCGACGATGTCGCCGAGGAAAACGAGGCGGCGGCGGATGCAGCGCCTGCACCCGCTCCGGCGCCGAAGGACCGCGACGTCGAAAAACGGATCGAAGTCGAGAACCCCGATCCCAGCGACGCCGACGATGCGATGGCGGCCGATCCCTCGCCGCCGCCCGCTCCGGCACCCACCCCGACCCCCGCACCGGCCGCATCTTCGGTAAAGGTTCTCGCCAGTCCGGCGGTGCGCAAGCGCGCGAAGGAATTGGGCGTCGATCTGGGGCAGGTGAAGCCTTCGGAAGAAGGCCGCGTGCGCCACGGCGATCTCGACCAGTTCCTGTCCTACAGCGACGGTTTCGGTGCGGCTGCCCCGACTCGCGCGGACGAGGCGAAGAAGGTCATCGGGATGCGTCGTCGCATCGCCGAGAACATGGCCGCGTCCAAGCGCAACATCCCGCACTTCTCTTATGTCGAGGAATGCGATGTCACCGAACTGGAGGCGTTGCGCGCTCAGCTCAACGCCAACAAGGGCGAGGGGGCTGGTTCTCGGCCGAAGCTCACGATCCTGCCGCTGCTGATCACGGCGATCTGCAAGACGCTGCCCGATTTCCCGATGATCAACGCGCGCTATGACGACGAAGCGGGCGTGGTGACGCGCCATGGTGCGGTCAATCTCGGCATGGCGGCGCAGACCGATGCCGGGCTGATGGTACCGGTGATCAAGAACGCGCAGGCCAAGAATCTCTGGCAGCTCGCCAACGAGATCACGCGCCTGGCGGAAGCCGCGCGCAACGGCACGGCGAGGAGCGAGGAGATGCAGGGCGGCACCTTGACCGTGACCTCGCTCGGTCCGCTCGGCGGCGTGGCGACGACCCCGGTCATCAACCGGCCCGAGGTGGCGATCATCGGACCGAACCGCATCATCGAACGCCCGATGTACGTTTCTGACGGCAATGGCGGCGAACGAATCGAGAAGCGCAAGCTGATGAACATCTCGATCAGCTGCGACCATCGCGTGGTCGACGGGTGGGATGCGGCCAGCTTCGTCCAGGCGCTCAAGAAACTGCTCGAAGCACCGGCGCTGATCCTGGTGAGTTAGCGCACGATCGCGCTGTAGCTTCTCAGCCGCCGGTCATCGCCTGCGGCAATGCGCCAGCGCAGATGCGTGACGTCTTCGGGCGAGGCGAGGCGTTTGCCCCTGCGCAGGTCGCCGAGGCGACCCCAGTGTCGTCCGCCGTCGATCGAGACCTCGACGCTTGCATCGCCGCTGCGCTGGAAGGCCAGCTCCTCCGGTACGCGGCTGGCGAGCGTGAAGGGCTGGCGGGCGCCGGGTCGGTCCCACTGCATGACGAGCACGACCTTGTCGCCGCTTTCCAGCGTGGTAGCGGGCTCCAGCGCGAGTCCCCCATTCGATCGCGTTTCAACGAAGACCGAGCGGGTGATCGACAGCGCCGATCCGGCCGCGCTGGCAGCACTTGCAAGGGCGAGCGCGCTGATGGCGAGCGTTACGATGCGCATTGGATATCCCCCGATTCCCCCTGACTTGGGCCTAACCCGGTCGCCGTCAAAATAGGGTTAACGGCCCTTCACCATGCCGCGGTGGCATTAGAATAAAATTTCGCAGGAAATCGCATTGACAGCGTTTCGACCCTGCCCTAGTTGCGCGGCTCCCAAGAGGCGCTGCAGCGTTTTAATGCGCGGGTGTAGCTCAGTTGGTTAGAGTATCGGCCTGTCACGCCGAGGGTCGCGGGTTCAAGTCCCGTCACTCGCGCCACTTGGGACATTACCTTATCTTTGATGTGAGCTAGAGAAGCAGGCGGTTCGTCCGCCGGCCTTTTCGCTCGTGATCGCGCCCCCGCAGCGGCGGGCGGAGATGCGCAAGGCGGCGATCGCATTCGGAAGAGGTGAGGAGCTTGGTGTGATCGGAAGGATCGTCAGGCTCATCGAACCGGATCGACAATCCGGTCATGCCGCCTGGTCTCAGTCAATTGGCGACCGAGCAGTAGCTGGCGCGCATTGTCGCCGGGCAGTTCGATACGGGTCGTATCCTCGCCAAGCTTTACCGCAGCGATCGTGCGGTTGAGGCAGTCGCGCTCCTACATGAGGCGCTGCGCCTCGGTTTCGGGTTATTGCGGCATGATGGCGAAACGGCGCGAGCGCGGCTCCGCGCGGCCTTATTCGTCCGGCGCGCTCCAGCGTCCGGTTTCCATCCAGATCAGGAAGCGTTTCAGCGGCAGCAGCCAGATCACGCCGAATATCAGATAGACGACCGTCTGAAGGATCGTCGGCCAGCTTTCGATTAAAGGCGGAACGAGGGTCACCACCAGAACGCCATAGACGGTGAGGCCGACCAGGAGCCCGAGAATGCCGAGCGGGATGCGCAGAGTCGGTTCCTCGCGCATCAGAACGGCCCGTAGAGGCGGGTGGGAGTGACTACGGCGGAAAGAGACTTGTCGTGCGCTTCCATCGGCAATTCGTCGCACAATTGCGCGTCCCACGCCATGCCGATCGCGACCGTTTCGGGATGATCGGCCAGCCAGCGGTCGTAATGTCCTCCGCCCTGGCCGATCCGCGCACCCTCGGCCGTGAAACCGAGCAGGGGGACGAAGAGGACAGAGGGCTCCGCCGCATCGGCCTCTTTCATCGGTTGCGGAATGCCGAACGGACCTGGTTCGCAATCGCTTTCCTCGAACGGGTCGGCATGAACCGCGAAATCCATCGCCCGGTCCTTAGCCCAGAACCGGGGCAGGGCGATCGTGCGGCCCTGTTCGAAGAAAAAGTGAGAATAGGATGCGGTCGGGGCCTCGAACTCGCCAGCACGGTAAAGGCCGATGGCTCCCTGCTGGGGAATTAGATCGAGCAGGGGGGCAGGCGGGCGATGAAACATCAGCGCACGCATAGTGTCCGGCAGCGCCGCGACATGATCGCGCCGCTTGGCCCGCAAAATTTTTCTGATTTCAGCCTTCGTCATACGGAAGAGCAATCCTCTGTCGGCCCGCAGGGCCGCAAGGGCGACTGCCCGCCCGCAGCGATGCGACCGCAGGTCGCGTGAGCGAGGATAGCCGAGCGAGCGGATGCGAGCGCCGGCGCCTGAGGCGCAAAAAGTTGGAAGCGGGACCACCATGGGTCGGTGCCTTGAAATCCTCTGACGCCTTCACGTCAGGTGGGCGCCGTTTACCCCGGTTTCCGGGACGAACCCGGTCCCCAGGGAAGGGACAGCTCCCTTGGATTGCTTATAGCCTCAGGGATGTTCGATCGGTCGTACCGGGCAGCCCCGCCAACCCCTATCTAGGCACCCTGAGACGTACGCTCAAGCTTGGCCGCCGATTTTTCGAGCCGTTCGGCGAGCGTTTCGAGCAGATCGGCCAAGCTGTCGTCCCGATCGCTGCTCGTGGGCGTCGCTTTCTTCGCCTCATGCACTTCGTCCGCGAGGATCAGCGCGGCGATCAGCAGGTTTTTGGCTTCGGTCTGCCCCATCAGATCCGCGCCGATTGCAGCCAGTCGTGCGTCGACCATGCCCGCGAGATGGCGCAGGTGATCCTCTTCCCCTTCGGCGCAGGCTAATGTGTAGGTGCGTTTGCCGAGCGACAGCTTGACGTCGTTCATCGTTCGAGCTTCCCGATCAGCGCATCGAGATCGGCAAGGCTTCCCGAAACGCTTTCACGCAGAGCTTCGTGCCGCGCAACGAGAGCGGCCATGGCAGGCTTGTCGCTTGCCTTCCCTTGTGAGGAAGCGGTGTCGATCCGGTCGAGAGCCTTTTCGATGCGCGCCAGAGCGAGGGTCATGCGTTGATCCGCCATGGGGGCGATTTTTAGCGCAATATGCAGTTTCGGCAAAGCGTTAAGCGCGCCTGTTGATAACTGCCCTCAAACGGCGCTGCGAGGCACTCTCCCGACCGCTCCGCTTGACCTTGGCAGGGCAGTCCGCAAAGGCTTCGCGCGCGCCGAATCGGCCCTTTTTTCAGCCGTGCCGATCTTCTCGATTTCAGGAGTTTTTTCCGCATGAGTCTCGACACCGCAAGCATGGTCCGGATGGCCAACGCCGTCAGGGCGCTTTCGATGGATGCGGTGCAGGCGGCGAATTCGGGCCATCCGGGGATGCCGATGGGCATGGCCGATGTCGCGACCGTGCTGTGGGGTGAATATCTCAAGCACGATCCCAAGGCGCCCGACTGGGCCGACCGCGATCGCTTCGTCCTGAGCGCGGGCCACGGCTCGATGCTGATCTACAGCCTGCTGCATCTGGCCGGCTATGCCGCGCCGACGATGGAGGACATCCGCAATTTCCGCCAACTCGGCAGCCCGTGTGCCGGCCACCCGGAGAATTTCCTTCTCGACGGAGTCGAATGCACGACCGGCCCGCTGGGACAGGGGCTGGCCATGGCGGTGGGCATGGCGATCGCGGAGCGTAGCCTCAACGCGACCTTCGGGAACGATCTGGTCGATCACCGCACCTGGGTGATCGCGGGCGACGGATGCCTGATGGAGGGTATCAACCACGAAGCGATCGGCCTTGCCGGGCATTTGAAGCTTGGCCGGATGATCGTGCTGTGGGACGACAATAACATCACCATCGACGGTTCGACCGATCTGTCGACCAGCGAGAACATCAAGGCCCGCTACGAAGCGACCGGATGGCATGTCGTCGAATGCGACGGCCACGATTTCGGCGATATCCGCCGCGCGCTGGACGAGGCCCTTTCATCCGAGCGCCCCTCGCTCGTCGCCTGCAAGACCGTCATCGGGAAGGGCTCCCCTAACAAGCAGGGCACCAGCGCCACGCACGGCGCGCCCCTGGGCGCGGACGAGATCGCGGCGGCGCGCGCGGAGCTGGGCTGGGACGCGGCGCCCTTCGAAATCCCCAGCGAGGTCCTCGATGACTGGCGCAGCACCGCCCAGCGCGGCGCGTCGGCACGTTCGGAATGGAACGGGCGGATCGAAAACCACGGCGACCGGCCTGAGTTCGAGCGCCGGATGGCGGGCGATCTGCCGGACGATTTCAGCCTGGACTCGTATATCGCGTCGCTGATGGCCGAACCGCAAAAGGTCGCCACCCGCAAGGCGAGCGAGATGGCGCTCGGCCATATCAACGAGATGTTGCCCGAAACGATCGGCGGCAGCGCGGATCTGACCGGGTCCAACAACACCAAGGCGGGCGGGATCGGCCCGTTTACCGCCGACGATCGCAGCGGGCGCTACATCTATTACGGCATTCGCGAATTCGGCATGGCGGCGGCGATGAACGGCATGGCGCTGCATGGCGGCGTCATTCCCTATGGCGGCACCTTCCTGGTCTTTACCGATTATTGCCGCGCCGCGATCCGCCTGTCGGCCTTGCAGCAGACGCGGGCGATCTACGTGATGACGCATGACAGTATCGGGCTGGGCGAAGACGGGCCGACCCACCAGCCGATCGAGCATGTCCAATCGCTGCGCATGATCCCCAACCTGCTCGTGATGCGCCCCGCCGACACGGTCGAGACGGCCGAGTGCTGGGAAATTGCGCTGCGCGAGAAGACCCGCCCGACCGTGCTCGCGCTTACCCGCCAGAACCTGCCGCAGGTCCGCACCGATGCGAGCGTCACCGGGCAGAGCGCGAAGGGCGCCTATCGCCTCAAATCGGCGGAAAACGCGCGCAAGGTCATCCTGATCGCGACCGGCTCCGAGGTCCATCTCGCGCTGGAATGCGCCGCCGAGCTGGAGAAGCAGGGCGTGGGCGCGGATGTCGTCTCGATGGTGTGCACCCAATTGTTCGACGAACAGGACGACGCCTACAAGGCCGACCTCCTTCCCGATGTATCGCCCAGCGAAGTGCTGCGCGTGAGCATCGAGGCGGGGACGACCTTCGGCTGGGATCGCTATACGATGACGAACGGTCTCAGGATCGGAATCGACCGGTTCGGCGCGAGTGCCCCGGCAGAGGATCTGTTCGCCAAATTCGGACTCACCGTGGACGCCATCGTCCCGCAAATGATGAACAAATTGAACGCTTAAGCAGGAGCTTTTATCATGGCTACCAAAGTTGCAATCAACGGTTTCGGACGCATCGGACGCCTGGTCGCGCGCGCCATCCTGGAGCGGGACGATCACGATCTCGAACTCGTCAGCATCAACGATCTGGCCGACACCAAGTCGAACGCTCTGCTGTTCCAGTATGACAGCACGCATGGCCGCTTCCCCGGCACGGTCGAGACGGGCGAGAACACCATCACGGTCAACGGCAAGACCATCCAGGTCACCTCGGAACGCGATCCCGGCAACCTCCCGCATGGCGAGCAGGGCATCGACATCGTGCTCGAATGCACCGGCTTCTTCCAGAGCCACGAACAGGCCGAACCGCATCTGAAGGCGGGCGCCAAGCGCGTGCTGATCTCCGCCCCGGCGAAGAATGTCAGCGCGACGATTGTCTATGGCGTCAACCACGAGACGCTGACGAAGGACGACGTGATCGTCTCCAACGCCAGCTGCACCACCAACTGCCTCGCCCCGATCGCGAAGGTCCTGCATGACACGGTGGGGATCGAGCGTGGCTTCATGACCACGATCCACAGCTACACCAACGACCAGCGTATGCTCGACCAGATGCATTCCGACATGCGCCGGGCGCGCGGCGGGGCGCAGAACATGATCCCGACCACCACCGGCGCTGCGCGCGCGGTCGGCCTGGTCCTGCCGGAACTGAACGGCAAGCTCGACGGCAGCTCGGTCCGCGTGCCGACCGCCAATGTCAGCCTGGTCGATCTGGTGTTCACGCCCAATCGCGACACCAGTGTCGAAGAACTGAACGGGGCGCTGAAGGCGGCGTCGGAAGGCGCGTTGAAGGGCGTGCTCGATTACACCGACCAGCCGCTGGTCTCGAGCGACTTCAACCACCAGCCCGCCAGCTCCACCGTGGACAGCCTGGAAACCAGCGTGATGGAAGGCAAGCTCGCCCGTGTGGTCAGCTGGTACGACAATGAATGGGGCTTCTCCAACCGTATGCTCGACACTGCGGGCGCGATGGCGAAGTTCCTCTAAGACCTTGACCCGGAAGCGGGGATGATCGGAATTCGATATGGCTGATTTCAAGACACTGGACGATCTCCCCGCCGACCTCACCGGCAAGGTGGCGCTGGTGCGCGTCGACCTCAATCTGCCGATGAAGGACGGGTCCGCCACCGATGTGACGCGGGTGGAGGCGGCGAAGCCGACCATTCTCGAATTGACGGAGAAGGGCGCCAAGGTGCTCCTGCTCGCCCATTTCGGGCGGCCCAAGGGCCAGCGGCATTCGACCATGAGCACCAGCTTCGTGCAGGGTGATGTCGAAAAGGTCATCGGCAAGGAGATCATGTTCATCCCCGAGGTGATGGGCCCGGTGGTCGAACAGTCGATCGGCATCCTGCGCGCGGGCGATATCGGCCTGCTCGACAATGTCCGCTTCTGGCCGGGCGAGGAGGCGAACGATCCCGACTTCGCGAAGGGGATCGCCGCGCATGGCGATTTCTACGTCAACGACGCGTTCAGCGCCGCCCACCGTGCCCATGCCAGCACCGAAGGCCTTGCCCGCCTGCTTCCCGCCTATGCGGGGCGTGCCATGGAAGAGGAGCTGAAGGCGCTCGACGCGGCGCTCGGCGCGCCCGAACAGCCGGTCGCGGCGGTCGTGGGCGGGGCGAAGGTCTCCTCCAAGCTCGACGTGCTGACCAACCTCGTCGGCAAGGTGCAGCATCTCATCATTGGCGGGGGGATGGCCAACACCTTTCTCGCCGCCAAGGGCGTCGATGTCGGCAAATCGCTGTGCGAACACGATCTCACCGACACCGCCAACCGCATCATGGACGAGGCGGATCATGCGGGCTGCACGATCCATCTGCCCTATGATGTCGTGGTGGCGAAGGAATTCGCCGCCAATCCCGAGAGTTTGCGCACCTGCAACGTCCACGAGGTCGCCGAGGACGAGATGATCCTCGATGTCGGCCCGCAGGCGGTCGAGGCACTTGGCGATGTGCTGAAGACCTGCCGCACCCTCGTCTGGAACGGACCGCTGGGCGCGTTCGAGACCGAACCCTTCGATGCGGCGACCGTGGCGCTCGCCCGGACCGCGGCGGCGCTGACCGAAAGCGGCTCGCTGATCTCGGTCGCGGGCGGTGGCGACACGGTCGCGGCACTGGCCCATGCGGGCGCGAAGGACGATTTCACCTTCGTTTCGACGGCCGGGGGCGCGTTTCTCGAGTGGATGGAGGGTAAAGGCCTTCCGGGTGTGGCCGCCCTCCGCACCTGAAACGCGCGCCTGGGACGCATCGCTTGTGCGCAGGCGACGCCGAAGCAGGACGATCGCCACGCTGACCAACAGCGCGATCCCGGAGGCGAACTTCGCCGCGCTTGCCGCTGCCCGGACACATGGCTAAGGACCCCGTGCATACGAATGCATTACGGGTGCACCACGGATCGTAAGGACGGATTTATGAATTTCGACGAGATGACCGCGCGGGTGCGCGACGGGCAGGGCTTCATCGCGGCGCTGGACCAGTCGGGCGGCTCGACCCCCAAGGCGCTCCAATCCTACGGGGTCGAGGATAGCGAGTGGGACGGCGATGAGGAAATGTTCGCCAAGATCCACGAAATGCGCTGCCGCATCGTCGATTCGCCCAGCTTCTCGAACGGGAAGGTGATCGGGGCCATCCTGTTCGAAAAGACGATGGAGGGTTGCTCCAAGGACGGCTCGCCCATTCCGGCCCTGCTGTCGCGACGCGGCATCGTGCCCTTCCTCAAGGTCGACAAGGGGATGCACGACACGGAAAACGGCGTGCAGCTGATGAAGGAAATTCCGACCCTGGCAAAGGATTGCGCGCGGGCGAAGGAACTGGGCGTCTTCGGCACCAAGATGCGCTCGGTCATCCACGAAGCCGATCAGAAGGGCGTGGCCGACAATATCCGCCAGCAGATGGATTACGGCCTCGAAATCCTCGATCAGGGCCTCGTTCCGATCCTGGAACCCGAAGTCAGCCTGAAGAGCGAAAGCCGCGCCCAGGCCGAAGCGCTGGTGCTGTCCAACGCGCTCGAACAGATGGAACGCGTGCCCGAAGGAAAGCAGGTGATGTGGAAGCTCACCATTCCGAGCGAACCGAACCTCTACAAGCCGCTGATCGATCATCCCAAGGTGCTGCGCGTGGTGGCGCTTTCGGGCGGTTACAGCCGCGAGGATGCCTGCCGCGAACTCGGCAAGAACGATGGCATGATCGCGAGCTTCAGCCGCGCTCTGCTCGAAGTCTTGCAGGCCAAGATGGACGACCAGCAATTCGACCAGGCGCTCGGCAATGCGATCGACGAAATCGCCTGCGCCAGCACGGGCGAGGTAGCGTAAGAGTTGCAGCGCCGCCCTATGGCGCGGCGTAGGTGAAGCGATAGGCGCCGGGCTGGATGGCCTGCCCGGCGACCTGTCCCGGCGTGGCGCCGCTCAGCACATAGCTGCGGTTCATCACCGTATAGGGTTCCCCCAGAGTCAAAGGCACGGTCTGCTGCCAGTGCGTCGCCGTGATCCGTGTCGAGACGACCAGCTCTCCGGCCCGGACGCATTGGACGTTCTGCGGACAACGGCTGTCCTCGATCACGCTCAGCGGCGTCAGGATCGTGTCGCCCTGCCACACCGATTCGCCTAGAGCCACGGCGCGCCCCTGCGCCTTGGCTTCCCCGCGAACCATCGGCGTGTCCGGCACGATGGCACAGCCCGATGCGGCGATTGAGACGAGGAGCGCGGAGAGAGCGAGGGTGCGGGTCATTCGCCTGTCTGGCGCCCCTGTCGCTTTCGCGAGGCTGAATATCGACGCGACGCTTTACCGAGGCTAGGGGCGTGTCGATGACCGATCCTGTCCAGACCCAGCTCTATCTCATCTCCCCGCTCAATGTGACGGGCAATTTCCCGCACCGGCTCGAACGCGCGCTCGATGTGGCGCCGGGTGTGGTGACCGCGTTCCAGTTCCGCGTGAAGGATATCGACCAGCACGAAGCCGCGCGGCTCGCCGAACCGCTTCAGGCAATCTGCGCGGCGCGGGATGTCGCTTTCATCGTCAACGATTCGATCCCGCTCGCCAAGCGTCTGGGTGCCGACGGGGTTCATCTCGGCCAGAAGGACGGGACGGTGGAAGATGCGCGCGAGCAATTGGGGCGCGATGCGCAGGTCGGCGTCACCTGTCACGCCAGCCGCCATCTCGCGATGGAAGCGGGGGAAGCGGGGGCGGATTACGTCGCCTTCGGAGCGTTTTACCCCAGCACCACCAAACAGAGCGAGCACCGGCCCGAACCGGACCTGGTCGAATGGTGGTCCGGCCTGTTCGAGATCCCCTGCGTCGCCATCGGTGGCATCACGCCGGACAATTGCCGCCCGCTGATCGAGGCAGGCGCGGATTTCCTCGCCGTGTCGGGCGCGGTCTGGAACGGGGACGAGGCCGCGGCCGTGAAAGCCTTCGCGGAGCAAATTTCGCTTCCGTGAGTTCATCCTCCCGAAGCGAGGTCGAAACTCGCTTATCCGTTCGGGAGAATTACATGCGCCACCTCGTTTTTGCCGCCGTTTCCTCGCTCGCACTCGCCGCGTGCAGCATGAGCGGGCAGGATAACGATACCGGAGAGGAAACCACAGCAACCGCAGATACCGGTTCCGACTACGGCTACGACACCTACGGTGAGAATAATCTCGCCGACACGATGGCCTCCGACGACAGTGCGGCCATGCGCGACAGCGCGCAGGCGGGCAGAAATGCCAGCAATATGGGGCAAGAGAGCGCCGGAGACGCGATCCCCGACAGCGAGGAGCGCCCGATCATGCAGGCGCAGGTCGTGCTCGACCGCATCGGCTTCGGCCCCGGCGTGATCGACGGGAAGATGGGCATGAGCACCGAAAACGCGCTCCGAGGCTTTCAGGAAGCCAACGACCTCGAAACGTCGGGCGAACTCGACGAGGCGACCAAGCAGGCACTCGCCGAATGGGATCGCATTCCCGCGACTCGTATCGTAACCATCCCGGACAATTGGGGCGAGGCCGATTACGAGGCGATCCCGGAAGATACCGCCGCCAAGGCGAAGATGGAGCGGCTCGGTTACACTTCGCTCGACGAGCGATTGGCGGAGCGTTTCCATACGACGATCGATGTCCTGAAACAGCTCAACCCCAATGGCCAGCCTGCGGGAATGAGCGGGCAGGGAACGGCGTCGCCTGCGTCGACATCCTCTGCGGCGCCTTCTCCCACCCCGACTGCGACTGCGACTGCGACCGCGACGGGCACGGCCACGGCGCAGAGCGTCTTCCGTCCGGGGCAGCGCATCCGCGTTCCGAATATTGGCGGCGACCGGATCGAACCGGGTGCGATCGGCGATCGCAACTGGCAGCGCACGCTCGCATCGCTGGGTGTCGGATCGGACCAGCTGGAGGTCGATCGCATCGTCGTCAGCAAGGCGGGCAAGACGCTGAAGGCCTATCAGGGCGACAAACTGGTCGCGCTGTTCACCGTCAGCTCCGGCTCGAGCCAGTTTCCCTTGCCGCTGGGCGAGTGGGACATCGAGGGCGAGGCCTATAATCCGACTTACAGCTACGATCCCGAAGTGCTGGGCCAGGGAGATGGCGAGACCTACAGTCTGCCCGCAGGGCCTAACAGCCCGGTCGGCGTGGTGTGGATCGATCTCAGCAAGGAGCATTACGGCATCCACGGGACGCCCGATCCCGAAACGATCGGCCGGGCCCAGTCCAGCGGCTGCGTGCGCCTCACCAACTGGGACGCCGCGCGGCTTGCCGGGATGGTATCGCAATCGACGCGCGTGATATTCGAAGCGTGACGCCTTCGCGACCGCAGGCTATCGTCACCCCATGAAATTCGCCGATCGCATCCTCACCATCATCGTCACGGCCACCGTCACCAGCATGGTGTGGATCGTGGCGGGCGGCAGCCTGATCGAGAATGCGGGCAGCGACAGCCAGATCGGAAAGACCAGCCCCGCCGCTGCCGCGCCGAGCCCGACGGTGTCCGCGTCACCGTCCCAGGCCGGATTGGAGACGCCGATCAGCGATCAGGCGCGCAACGCGGCGGCGCTCAACACCCGCGTCGTGCGCACGCCTGACGCGGGCCAGATCGCCGACCTGCTGATCCCGGTGCTGAACGTGCGGCCTGCCGATCTCAGCGATACTTTCACCGATTCGCGTGGGGGTGGCAGCCGCCTGCACGAAGCGATCGACATCATGGCGCCACGCGGGACCAGCGTGGTCGCCGCGGCGCCCGGTGAAATCGAGCGCCTCTTCCGCTCGGATGCGGGCGGCAACACGATCTATGTCCGCTCGGCAGACGGCGAGACCATCCATTATTACGCCCATATGGACGAATATGCCGAGGGTCTGCGCGAGGGGCAAAGGGTGCGGCGGGGGCAGCGATTGGGCACAGTTGGGAGCACGGGCAACGCATCGCCCGATGCGCCGCATCTCCATTTCGCGATCCTCCAGACCACGCCCGACGCCGAATGGTGGGAGCCCGCGAATGCGGTGAACCCGTATCCCCTGCTGTCGGGTTCGGGATCGCAGGCCGAGCGCTGAGCTTCAGCGTGCGATGCGGTTGCAGCGCACGCGGCCCAACGTTCCGTCCGATTTTACCTGCTGGAACAGTCCGCCGGGGATCCGGCGCAGCCGCATATCCTTGAGCGGACCGCGCGTGAAGACCAGCGT
This genomic interval carries:
- a CDS encoding DUF2842 domain-containing protein — translated: MREEPTLRIPLGILGLLVGLTVYGVLVVTLVPPLIESWPTILQTVVYLIFGVIWLLPLKRFLIWMETGRWSAPDE
- a CDS encoding dihydrolipoamide acetyltransferase family protein → MAKFTFNMPDIGEGIAEAEIVQWHKQVGDTVSEDEEFVDMMTDKATVPMESPVTGKIVEIAGGEGDMVSIGSMLVVIEVEGEVPDDVAEENEAAADAAPAPAPAPKDRDVEKRIEVENPDPSDADDAMAADPSPPPAPAPTPTPAPAASSVKVLASPAVRKRAKELGVDLGQVKPSEEGRVRHGDLDQFLSYSDGFGAAAPTRADEAKKVIGMRRRIAENMAASKRNIPHFSYVEECDVTELEALRAQLNANKGEGAGSRPKLTILPLLITAICKTLPDFPMINARYDDEAGVVTRHGAVNLGMAAQTDAGLMVPVIKNAQAKNLWQLANEITRLAEAARNGTARSEEMQGGTLTVTSLGPLGGVATTPVINRPEVAIIGPNRIIERPMYVSDGNGGERIEKRKLMNISISCDHRVVDGWDAASFVQALKKLLEAPALILVS
- a CDS encoding 5-formyltetrahydrofolate cyclo-ligase, which produces MTKAEIRKILRAKRRDHVAALPDTMRALMFHRPPAPLLDLIPQQGAIGLYRAGEFEAPTASYSHFFFEQGRTIALPRFWAKDRAMDFAVHADPFEESDCEPGPFGIPQPMKEADAAEPSVLFVPLLGFTAEGARIGQGGGHYDRWLADHPETVAIGMAWDAQLCDELPMEAHDKSLSAVVTPTRLYGPF
- a CDS encoding cell division protein ZapA, whose amino-acid sequence is MNDVKLSLGKRTYTLACAEGEEDHLRHLAGMVDARLAAIGADLMGQTEAKNLLIAALILADEVHEAKKATPTSSDRDDSLADLLETLAERLEKSAAKLERTSQGA
- the tkt gene encoding transketolase, whose translation is MSLDTASMVRMANAVRALSMDAVQAANSGHPGMPMGMADVATVLWGEYLKHDPKAPDWADRDRFVLSAGHGSMLIYSLLHLAGYAAPTMEDIRNFRQLGSPCAGHPENFLLDGVECTTGPLGQGLAMAVGMAIAERSLNATFGNDLVDHRTWVIAGDGCLMEGINHEAIGLAGHLKLGRMIVLWDDNNITIDGSTDLSTSENIKARYEATGWHVVECDGHDFGDIRRALDEALSSERPSLVACKTVIGKGSPNKQGTSATHGAPLGADEIAAARAELGWDAAPFEIPSEVLDDWRSTAQRGASARSEWNGRIENHGDRPEFERRMAGDLPDDFSLDSYIASLMAEPQKVATRKASEMALGHINEMLPETIGGSADLTGSNNTKAGGIGPFTADDRSGRYIYYGIREFGMAAAMNGMALHGGVIPYGGTFLVFTDYCRAAIRLSALQQTRAIYVMTHDSIGLGEDGPTHQPIEHVQSLRMIPNLLVMRPADTVETAECWEIALREKTRPTVLALTRQNLPQVRTDASVTGQSAKGAYRLKSAENARKVILIATGSEVHLALECAAELEKQGVGADVVSMVCTQLFDEQDDAYKADLLPDVSPSEVLRVSIEAGTTFGWDRYTMTNGLRIGIDRFGASAPAEDLFAKFGLTVDAIVPQMMNKLNA
- the gap gene encoding type I glyceraldehyde-3-phosphate dehydrogenase, whose amino-acid sequence is MATKVAINGFGRIGRLVARAILERDDHDLELVSINDLADTKSNALLFQYDSTHGRFPGTVETGENTITVNGKTIQVTSERDPGNLPHGEQGIDIVLECTGFFQSHEQAEPHLKAGAKRVLISAPAKNVSATIVYGVNHETLTKDDVIVSNASCTTNCLAPIAKVLHDTVGIERGFMTTIHSYTNDQRMLDQMHSDMRRARGGAQNMIPTTTGAARAVGLVLPELNGKLDGSSVRVPTANVSLVDLVFTPNRDTSVEELNGALKAASEGALKGVLDYTDQPLVSSDFNHQPASSTVDSLETSVMEGKLARVVSWYDNEWGFSNRMLDTAGAMAKFL